The Bradyrhizobium sp. WSM471 genome includes the window CGGCGCGGTCGATCGAAGCGAGTCCGTGGTTGCTGTCGGTCTGCTGCAGCGAGGACTGGGCGAGGGGAGCGGCCTGGGCGAACCAATGGCTGTGGCCGAACGTCAGCGCGAACTGCACCAGCATCGCGAAGATCGCGAGCCGGGCGCCGTGCCTGATATTCGACCGAAACCACTTCATCTGGAAACGCCACCCCACATCGCGAGGGACCATCCCTGATCCCGCGACGTTATAATGTAACATCGCCCGATCGGTCAGTGGATGTCAACCGCTGTCGAGCCGACCCGAGCGGGCCGGCTCCTCGCTGTGTCGTGCGGGCAACTGAACGCCTACGGCATCAGAGCTTTTTGCTCTGGAGCCAGGTGCGGATGGCCTCGATGAGTTCTGCCTTGCGCTCCAGCGGCAGCCAATGCCCCGCGGGCAGGCTCGTCACGGTCAGGTCCGGGCAGGCGGCCCGCATCGGGTCACCTTGGCGATTTCCGGTGATGCTGCAGATCTGATCAAAGTCGCCGTTAACGAACAGCACCGGCTGCGACAGGCGGCCGCCACTGGGTGCCTTGCGCGCATAGGCGATGTTGGCGTCGTCGTTCAGGTACCACGCGCAGGATGGGCGGAAGCCATGAGTCTTGAACGTCTGCACCAGCACGTCGAAGTCCGCCGGCGGCCAGAGAGCCGGATCGGGCTCAATCAGCGGGGCGCGGTGCGCGGCGCCAAAGCGCCCTCCATTGCGCGTGACCATCGCATTCGGCGAAACCTTGCCGATGCCGGCGGGGTCGCCTGGCCGAAAGATCGACGCCAGCGATGCTGCCAATTCTGCATCGAGATCGGCGACTGCCGCCTCGAAGTGCGTGGTGTAGTAACGGTAGTAATCCCATTGGCCGTCCGGATATTGGTCAGCCGGATAAATCGTTCGGTCGACCAGCGGGACGACTGTGCGCAGGGCGTGCCCGTCGGGTTGATACGCCAGCGAGGTCAGCACGACTCCGCGGCTGCGCTTGGGCTGATGCGCGACCAACTCACCGACCACAACACAGCCCCAGTCGTGGCCAACCCAGATCGCAGGCTTGCCGCCAAGGTGATCATGGAGTTCGGCCATGTCCGTCACGATTTTCTCGATGGTATAGGCGTCGTTGGCTGCAGGGGTGGAAGAGCCGCCGTAGCCGCGCAGATCGGGAGCGACGCAGTGCCAACCGTCGGCGGCAAACGCGCCCATCTGCGCGCGCCACATCAAACTGATGCTCGGCCAGCCATGGACGAAGATCATCAATGGTCCGTCCGCCGGCCCGCACTGGATGTAGCGCGTTGTCTGACGAGGCGAGCTGAACGTGCGCTGGTCGAGCGTTCGTTCGGCTCCAGAACCGATCGGTTGAAGTGGGTCTGTCATGGTCGAGAAACTCCGCTTGAAGCGAAGGGAGGCGCGTGAGCCGCCTAGCGCCCTTCGCGGATCCAGGTCGCGGCAAACGCGCCAAGCAGCAGCAGCAACCCGATCAGGCCGGCAAAGATCGGCAGCACGCCGACGCCCTTCACGACGCTGGCGTCGCGCATCCGCACGCCCATCCAGCCGTCACCGTGGAAGACGCTCGCCGAGCGGACCGGCAGGATGCGCGGCAGCTCGACGCTGGCGCCGTCGACCACCCGCACGGCGTCACCGCCGGTGGCCTGGGTCAGGGGCTTCAACGTCTCGGTGGTGGAGGTGACTTCCGAAAACTCCTTCGGATTGGTCGGGCCGACATTGATCAGCGCCTTCAGCGTGCCGTCGGTGGCTTGCCACAGGCCGAGCTCGCTCGCCGGCAGGCTGGCGCGCCATTCGCCGGGATCGCCGGCCGCAAGCGTCAGGTCGCGCGACACGCCCGACGGCGAGGTCACGCTCACCGGCTGAACGCTGTCCGCCATGGTCTGGCGCACCACCACGAGATTCTTGCCCTGCACCTGCAGGCGCAACGCTTCCTCGTCCAGATCGGGCTGCTTCATCAGCCAGTGCGACATCCGCCGCAACAGGTCGAGATGCGGGCCGCCGCCTTCATAGCCGCGCGCCCACAGCCAGATGTGGTCGGAGAGCAGCAGCGCGACGCGGCCTTCGCCGAAGCGGGACAGGAACAGCAGCGGCTTGCCGTCGACGCCCGTCATGACGGGCGGGTTGACTGCATTGCGGGTATCGACGGTGCGGAAGAACCTGCTCCAGCGCGGCGGCTCGGAGGCCGAACCCTCGAGGCCCCGCGTGACGGGATGGCGTTTGCCGACGTCGGACAGATGCGCGTAGAACGGCTTTTCCGTCACCCCGACGGGTTCGGCCGGCAGCACCGAATCCAGCGGCGTGCGCCAGATGCTGGTGTTGGAGGCGTAATCAGGGCCGGCCGAGACCAGCACTGCGCCGCCGGACCGCACGTAGCGTGCGATGTTGTCGAAATAGGCGATCGGCAGCACGCCCTGGCGCGCATAGCGGTCGAAGATGATCAGCTGGAATTCGTTGATCTTCTGCTGGAACAGCTCGCGGGTCGGAAATGCGATCAGCGACAATTCATTGATCGGCGTGCCGTCCTGCTTCTCCGGCGGCCGCAGAATGGTGAAGTGGACGAGATCGACGCTGGCATCGGACTTGAGCAGGTTGCGCCAGGTGCGCTCGCCGGAATGCGGCTCGCCCGAGACCAGCAGCACGCGCAGCTTGTCGCGCACACCGTCGATGGCGACGACGGCACGGTTGTTCACCGGCGTCAGTTCCCGCTCGAGCGGCGAGGCCTCGATCTCGACGATGTTCGGCCCGGAATGCTTGATGTCGACATCGACGCTTGCGCTCTGGCCGCTTCCCAGCGTGCGCTCGTTGATGACCTCGCCGTCCCTGCGGACCGTGACCTTGGCGCGCTCGCCGCTGACGCCCTGGTCATCGAGGCGGTAGGTGATGGTCTGGGGCTGCCCGACGATGCCGAAGCGCGGCGCCGCGATGACCGCGATACGGCGGTCGCGCTCGTCTTTTTGCCCGGTGATCAGCGCGTGCACCGGCGCCTGGAAGCCGAGCCCGGCGGCGTTGGCCGGAATGTCGTGAACGCGGCCGTCGGTGATCAGGAAGGCGCCGGCGACGCGGTCGACAGGCACGTCCGACAAGGCCGAGGCCAGCGCGCCGAACAGCTTGGTGCCGTCGGTCTCGCCGTCGGCCTGTCCGGCATCGACGACGCGGACCTCGAGCCCCTTGATCTTCTTCAGGCTGTCGACCAGCGCTTCCTGCGCCTGAGCGGCCTCGCGATTGCGATTGCCGAAATTCTGGCTCGGGCTCTTGTCGACGACGATCGCGGCGACAGAGGTGAGGGGATCGCGGTCCTCGCGGGTGAAGGAGGGATTGGCGAGCGCCAGCAGGAACAGCGCCAACGCGGCCACGCGCACGGCAGCGCCGCGCGCACGTGCCAGCAGCAGCACGAGCGCGATGACGATGATCGCGGCCAGCGCGAGCCACAGGACGATCGTGGGAACAAGCGGCGTGAATGCGATGCCGTAATTCATATAGATCCTACTGCCCCAGCCGTTCGATCAGGGCCGGCGCGTGCACCTGATCGGCCTTGTAGTTGCCGGTCAGCGTGTACATCACGATGTTGGCGCCAGCGCGATAGGCGAATTCGCGCTGGCGGGGGTCGCCGCCGGTCACCGGCAGCATGGACTGGCCGTCGGGCCGCACGGCCCATGCGCCGGCCAGGTCGTTCGAGGTGATGATGATCGGCGAGACGCCGTCGCCGCCGCGCGCCGGCCGTTGCGCGCCGTCGTCATCGTCTTCACGCGGCAAGGTCTCGACCCAGGTCTGGCCGGTGGTGAAGCGGCCGGGGAAGTCGCGCAGGAGAAAGAAGGTCTTGGTCAGCACGTGCTCGCGCGGCACCGGCTCCAGCTCGGGCACATCGAGCGAGGACAGGATCTCGCGGAGCGTCTGCATGGCGGGGGTCTGCGCGGCGCCGTTCGCGCCGGGCGGCGCTTCGACCGCGTCGCGGGTGTCGAACAGCACGGTGCCGCCCTGCTTCATGTAGACGTCGATCTTGTTGATGGCGTCCCGCGACGGCTTGGGCGCGCCCGGCACGATCGGCCAGTAGATCAGCGGGAAGAAGGCGAGCTCGTCGCGCGCCGGATCGATGCCGACGGGGTCGCCGGCCTCGAGCGCGGTGCGCTGGGCCAGGAACAGCGTCAGTCCCGATAGCCCAGCCCTGACGATGGAATCAACGTCGGCATTGCCGGTCACGACATAAGCGAGGCGGGTCTGCGACACCGCCTTCATCGCGAACTCGTCGGACGCGCTGTCCGCGTGCGACGGCGTCGGCACGAACGAGGCGAGGCCCGCGAGAGCCAACCCAACGACGATCATCGCGGGCGCGGCGCGGCGGCGCAGCAGCGCGGCAAGGCCGCCGCCGAGCACCGCGACGATGATGGCGTCGATCAGGAACAGCGCGAGCGCCGTCGACAGCAGCCAGCCGCGCAAATCCTGCGGTTCGGCATTGGTGTAAGTGGCGCGGCGGGCGCGCAGGCTCGCGGTGTTCAGGGCTGCGATACGGTCGGCGCTGGCAAGCGTGTTCACGGCGAGCGGTCCTTCTGCCGGACCATAGAAGCCTGGCGGATGATCGGGTGTGGCGCGGTCGCGATAATCCGCGGGCAGCGGCTTTGCGGCGGCCGGCGGCGGACCGAATGCGCCGAAGCCGTCGAGGATATGCAGCGGCGCCACCGTCTCGGCGGTCCCTTCAGTGGCAACGCCTGCCCCCGGCTTGGCGGTATAGCCGGACATGTCGACGACGCGCCGCAGGATTTCAACGAAGGTGCCCGACATCGGCAGATCCGACCAGCGCATGTCGGCGCTGACGTGGAACAGGCTGACCACGCCCTTGCCGCGATGCTCGCCGGTTACCAGCGGCGTGCCGTCTTCCAGCGACGCCCAGCTCTTGGTGGCGAGCACGGCGTCGGGCTCGGCCAGCACCTGGCGGCTGATGGTGACGTCCTTGGGGACCACGACTCCGGCAAACGGACCGTCGGCGGCAAAGGAGGCCAGATGTTGCGGCTTTTCCCAGGTCAGGCTGCCGCCGAGCGTCCGGCCGCCCTTGCGCAGCTTGACCGGGACGAGATCGTCCTCGGCCTGCGCCAGCCGCGGACCGGCGAACCGCACCAGCACGCCGCCCTGGTCGATCCAGGCATTGAGACGCTCGCGGATTTCAGGCGCGATGGTGCCGACATCGGCAAGGATGATCATCGGCAGCTTCTGGTCGAGGAACTGAGTAATGCCCTGCTGCGGCGAGCCCTTGTCGGCGAGCCGCACGTCGGCGAACGGCGCCAGCGCGCGGGTGAGATAGAAGGTCGGCGCCAACAGCGGCTGCGCGGTCTCGCTGGTGGAGCCCGAGACGATGCCGATGGCGCGGCGGCGCCAGCGCTTGTCGAGCAGCTGCACCGCGCCTGCGGAGCGCTCGCCGGCAATTTCCAGCCGCGTGATGTCGTTGCGCAGCTCGACCGGCAGATCGAACGAAGCTTCAACTTCCTTGTCCTGCGGGCCGAACGAATAACGGGCCTCGCCGATCGGCGAGGCCTTCTGGTCCAGCGCGCGCACGGTGCCGATGGCAATGCCGCTGTCGGTGCGCAGCACCTTCACCGTCATTTTGGCTGCGGCGTTCTCGGCCGCGACCAGGGCCAGCGGCGACGAGGTGCCGCCTTCGAACACGGTCAGGCTGCGATCGCCGATGGTCTTGCCGAGGCCCGTCACGAATTCCTCGCCGCGACCGGTGTCGACGCTGTCGGAGAGCCAGGCGATCTCGCAGTCGCCGGTCGCTTTCAGGAAGCGATCGATGGCGGTCAGGGTCTCGACGCGCTCGATCGAATACGGCTTTGGCGTCAGCTGCCGCAGCGCGACGCGCGCGGCGCCCGCCGGCATCAGGGTGATATCGCGGTTCGGCTCGGACAGCGGCACCAGCGCAATCGCACGGCGGTCGTTCTCGGCACTGGCGATCAACTCGTCGGCGGCCCTGATCCGGATGTCCCAGTTCGATGCCGCGCTCCAGCCGTCGTCGAACATGATCATCAGCGGCGCCTTGCTCGTGGCCGCGCCCGTTTGCGGATTCCAGATCGGGCCGGCGGCGGCGAAAATGACCAGCGCCGCAGCCATGAGCCGCAATGCGGTCAGCCACCACGGCGTCCGCGACGGGGTCTCTTCGCGCGGTGCGATGTCGAACAGCAGGCGCGTCGGCGGAAACTCGATGCGGCGTGGCCGCGGCGGCATCACGCGCAACAGCCACCACAGCACCGGCAGGCTGACGAGGCCGATCAGGAGCAGCGGTTCGGTGAAGGCGAGCGGCAGTCCCATCATGCGGCCGGCCCCGCCTTGATGGTCGTGGTGCGGGCGCCCGATTTGCTCACCTGCATGCCGGCATGCAGGAACAGCAAGAGCTCAGCGGCCGAGCGGTCGGTCGCATGCGTCGTGAACAGCCAGTCGAGCTTGTTGGTCTCGGCGCGGATCTGGTCGCGGTGCAGCGCGAGCCGCGTGGTGTAATCCTGCGCCCAGCTCTCGGCGCGGCCGGCGGTGATCACGCCGAATCCCTCGGGCTCGACGAACTCGACGCGGCCGGAATACGGGAATGATTCCTCGGCGGGATCGACGATTTGCACCAGCGTGCCATGCGCACCGGAGCCGGACAGGCCGGCGAGCGTGGTCCTGATCTCGGAGATCGGCGACCAGAAGTCCGACAGCACGATCGTCTCGGCCAGCGCCGCGGGCACGAAGGATGGTGGCAGGCTCAGGCGGTCGGCATCGTCATGCAGCATCGCCTGCGCCATCTTGTCGATGACGCTGCGGCTCGCGGTCGGTGCCATCAGCCCGGGAATGCCGACGCGTTCGCCGCCGGAGACGAGCAGCTCGGCCAGCGCGAAGGCGACGATCAGCGTCCGCTCGAGCTTGGATTCGCGCGCCTGCTTCGAAGCGAACGCCATCGAGGGCGAGCGGTCGGGCCAGATCCAGACCGTGTGCGAGGCTTCCCATTCGAGCTCGCGGACATAGAGAAGATCGTCACGCGCCGAGCGCCGCCAGTCGACGTTCTGCGACGGCTCGCCGGAGACGAAGCGGCGGTACTGCCAGAAATTTTCGCCGGAGCCGGCGCGACGGCGGCCGTGCAAACCGTGGATGACGTTGGCGGCGATACGGCGGGCCTCGAGCACCAGGCGCGGCAGCGAAGCGGCGAGCGTGCGGCTTTCGCCATCGGCACGTCGGATCGCGATGATCTCCTTCGCTGCGCGCCCGTTCTCTGCGGCCATCAACCGATCCGTGTCTTGAGCTGCTTGATGACGTCCGGAATCGTGCGGCCTTCGGCGCGCGCCTGGAACGTCAGCGCCATGCGGTGCTTCAGCACGGGCTCGGCGAGGTCGAGCACGTCGTCGATCGAGGGCGCGAGGCGGCCGTCGATCAGCGCGCGTGCGCGCACCGCGAGCATCAGCGATTGGCTGGCGCGCGGGCCCGGTCCCCAGGCGATGAACTTGCTGGTGTCGCCGCCGTCCGGACCCGGACGGGCCGACCGCACCAGCGACAGGATCGCCTCGACCACGGAATCGCCGACCGGCAGGCGCCGGATCAGCCGCTGCGCGGTGATGAGTGCGTCAGGTGTCATGGCGCCCTTCGCCAGCGTTTCGTCGGCGCCGGTGGTTTCGAACAGGATGCGGCGCTCGGCGTCGCGATCGGGATAGTCGACGTCGATCTCCATCAGGAAACGGTCGAGCTGGGCTTCAGGCAGCGGATAGGTGCCTTCCTGCTCCAGCGGGTTTTGCGTGGCGAGCACGTGGAACGGCTTCGGCAGATCGTGACGCGCGCCGGCAACGGTGATGTGCTGCTCCTGCATCGCCTGCAGCAGCGCCGACTGCGTGCGCGGGCTGGCGCGGTTGATCTCGTCGGCCATCAGCAGTTGCGCGAACACGGGGCCGGAGATGAAGCGGAAGGCACGCTTGCCGGAGGTGCTCTCGTCGAGCACCTCGGCGCCGAGAATGTCCGAAGGCATCAGATCGGGCGTGAACTGGATGCGCTTGGCATCGAGGCCGAGCGTGACGCCGAGCGTCTCGACCAGCTTGGTCTTGGCGAGGCCGGGGACGCCGATCAACAGCGCATGGCCGCCGGAGAGGATGGTGACCAGCGTGTTCTCGATCACGCGATCCTGACCGAAGATGACGGACGCAATCGCATCCTTTGCCGCGCGAATCTGGCTCGACACCTGCTCGGCCGAACGGACGACACCGTCTTCGAGCTTCTCGACACTCTCCGCCATCCGTTAGCTCCTTCAGCCTGCCATGCGGCTCGCTTGCGTCGTCATGTCATCACGTCCTCAACTCAAGACGCGGGCCCTATGCTAGACTTGCAGGAAGGCCATGTATTCGTTGAATTAACCTATCCCCACCTTATCGGCTTAGGGATATGTAGGGCATCACGAAGTGGCGACCTCCACACCGGACAAATGCGGGGTGGAACCGAGCACCCGGATACAACGTAAACCTGCACCAATCGTGCCAAATGACCGATCGTGCCAAATGACAAAGTCAGGGCAAACCATGGCGAACCAAGGGCAGAGCGCCGATCGCGGTCTCGAGGGGCTGACTGCCGCTGCCAAAACTGCTGCCGATGCCGAAGGTGCCAAAAAGGGCCTGCCTCCGGTGCATTTGTGGAATCCGCCGTTCTGCGGCGATCTCGACATTCGAATCGCCTCCGATGGTACTTGGTTCTATTTGGGGACGCCAATCGGCCGTCATGCCTTGGTTCGCCTGTTCTCGACCATCCTCAAGCGTGAAGGCGACAAGCATTTCCTCGTCACGCCGGTGGAGAAGGTCGGCATTCGCGTCGACGACGCGCCGTTCATGGCGGTCGAGATGCAGAAGGACGGCGAGGACAACCACCGCGTGCTCCGCTTCCGCACCAATGTCGACGACTGGGTCACCTGCGATGCGGCGCACCGGCTGCGCTTCGAGCAGGCCAAAGACGGCGGGCTGACGCCCTATCTGCATGTCCGCGCCGAGCTCTGGGCCAAGGTCACCCGCGCGCTCTATTACGATCTGGTTGACATGGGTGAGGAGCGGATGGTCGATGGCCAGCCGATGTTCGGTGTCGAATCGGCCGGCGAATTCTTCGCCATGGCCGATGCGGAGCAGGTGAGGGCCGCGCTTTGAACAAGCCTATCTCCAGGAACGATCCCGCCGTGATCGGTGCGGCCGATTTCTTCGCCCGCTCCACGGCGCGGCTCGGCTTCGACGTTCCGCCCGGTCTCTACGATCCCAACATCATTCCGGCCTCGGGCGATCCCGGCACCGACAAGATGCTCGAGATCATCGCGCGCGAGCAGCCGGTGCGGCCGGCGGCGGTGTTGATCGCGGTGGTCGATCATCCCGAGCCGACCATCCTTCTGACGCAGCGGTCGGCGCATCTGAACGACCATGCCGGCCAGATCGCCTTTCCCGGCGGCAAGATCGACGCGATCGACCGCTCGCCGCTCGATGCGGCGCTGCGCGAGGCCGAGGAGGAGGTCGGGCTGTCCAGAGACTTCGTCGAGCCGATCGGCTATCTCGATCTCTACGGCACCGGCTTCGGCTTCCGCATCCTGCCGACGGTTGCCAGGGTGCGCCCGGGTTTTGAGCTGACGATCAACCATTCCGAGGTTGATGATGCGTTCGAAGTGCCGCTATCCTTCCTGATGAACCCGGCCAACCACCAGGTGCATAGCAAGGAATTCCGCGGCATGGAGCGGTCCTACTACGCGATGCCGTTTGCGGAACGCTACATCTGGGGCGCGACGGCCGGCATGCTGCGTGTGCTCTACGAGCGGATCTATTCATCATGATCAGACCGATCCTGACCGAGATCGGAATCTTCCTCGTTCCCTTTGCCGTCTATGCGCTGTTCCTCGCCGCCACGCGCTCCGGCCTGTTCGTGCAATCGTCCTGGCCGACCATCATCGTCGCGCGCCTGATGCTGGCGGCGCTCGTGCTGGTGATCGCGGGCCTGATCGGCTTTGCGCATTTCTCCGGCGCTGCGCCGGATTCCACCTATGTCCCCGCCCATGTCGAGAACGGCAAGCTCGTGCCGGGCGTGGAAAGATAGGACCGGCCGATGAGCGCGGTGCCCATGCTCGCCGATGCGCCCTGGCTGATTTCGGGCGGGACCGCGCGCGTCCTGCAATTGCTCAACGCGGATGGCGAGGAGGCGCGGGTGGTCGGCGGCGCCGTGCGCAACGCGCTGCTCGGCCTCGTGCCTGGGGACATCGACATCGCGACCACGGCGCTCCCGCACGAGGTAATGCGGCGCGCCAAGAGCGCCGGCATCAAGGCCGTGCCGACCGGCATCGACCACGGCACCGTCACCCTCGTCATCGACGGGCAACCGTACGAAGTCACGACGCTGCGCGAGGATACCGAGACCTTCGGCCGCAAAGCCAAGGTCGCGTTCGGCCGCGACTGGGTGAAGGACGCCGAACGCCGTGACTTCACCATGAACGGCCTCTCGGTCGATTCTGACGGCGTCGTCCACGATTATGTCGGAGGCATCGCGGATGCGGCTGCGCGGCGCGTGCGCTTCATCGGTGATCCCGACCAGCGCATTGCCGAGGATTTCCTGCGCATCCTGCGCTTCTTCCGCATCCACGCCGCCTTTGGCGCCGGCGATCCCGACCGCGACGGCTACCTCGCCTGCATCCGGGGACGCGCGGGCCTGGCGAGCCTGTCAGCCGAGCGGCTGCGGATGGAGATGCTGAAGCTGCTCGTCGCTCAGGGCGCTTCTGCCGCCGCGCTCGCCATGGCGGACGGTGGATTGCTGCAAGCGCTGACCGGCGGCGTGGTCTACACCGGGCCGCTCTCGGCGATGATCGCGATCGAGCGCGAGCTTGGCCTCACCGCAAGCAGCACGCGGCGGCTCGCCGCGCTGACGGTCGCGGTGACCGAAGACGCCAAGCGCGTCGCCACGCGCCTGAGGCTCTCCAATGCGGAAACCAAGGCGCTGGATTCGATGGGGCACCGCTGGTGGCGCCTGGCCACCAAGGGCGAGGCCGATGCGCGGCGGCTGCTCTACCGGCTCGGTGCGGAGCGCTATCACGATCGCGTGGTGCTGGGCTGGGCGCGAGCGGGCGGCGACGTCGGCTCGTCGCGATGGCGTGCGCTCGCCGAGTTGCCGCAGCGCTGGACTGCGCCGAAATTTCCGCTGCGCGCCGCCGACTTCATCGCGCGTGGCATGGCGGAAGGACCCGCGCTCGGACATGTCTTGACGCTCGCGGAGGACGCTTGGCTTGCGGCGGATTTTCCCCTAGAGGAGGCCGCAATCGCTTCCATCGCCGATCAAGCTGCGGCACGAATCAGCCGCGACGAGAGAACGTGACCATCGTCTCAGGCTTCGCCGACATCTCGATCTTTCAGCTTCTGCTGGTCGCGTTGATGGCGTTGTTTGCTTCGATCATCGGGGGTCTCGCCGGCTACGGCACCGGCGCCCTGATGCCGCTGGTGCTGGTGCCTCTCGTTGGCGCCGAGCCCGTGGTGCCGATCATCGCGATCTCCGCGATCTTCACCAATTCCAGCCGCGCGATCGCCTATCTGCGTTACGCCGATCGCCGCCGCGCGCTGATCGTGCTGGCCTGTGCAGCGGTTACGACCGCCCTCGGCGCCTACGGCTATACACGGCTGACCAATGCCGGCGCGGCACTGGTGATCGGCTCCATGCTGATCCTGAGCGTGCCGCTGCGCCGTGTGCTCCGCCGCCGCCAGGTCAAGATCGGCGACACTGGGCTTGCGGCCGGCTCGGTCGGCTATGGCGTGCTGGTCGGCGGCACCTCCGGCTCCGGCGTGATCCTGCTGTCGCTGCTGATGGCCGCGGGGCTCGAGGGCGCCGCCGTGATCGCGACCGACGCGATGATCTCGCTCGGCACCGGCCTTATCAAGATCTCGGTGTTCGGCCTTGCCGGCGCCGTGACCGCACAGGTGCTCGCCTTTGCATTGCTGATCGGCGCCATCGCGATTCCCGGCGCGTTCCTGGCCAAGGCCTTCG containing:
- a CDS encoding sulfite exporter TauE/SafE family protein; this encodes MTIVSGFADISIFQLLLVALMALFASIIGGLAGYGTGALMPLVLVPLVGAEPVVPIIAISAIFTNSSRAIAYLRYADRRRALIVLACAAVTTALGAYGYTRLTNAGAALVIGSMLILSVPLRRVLRRRQVKIGDTGLAAGSVGYGVLVGGTSGSGVILLSLLMAAGLEGAAVIATDAMISLGTGLIKISVFGLAGAVTAQVLAFALLIGAIAIPGAFLAKAFVERMPVHIHTAILDVAVITGGLVMISAAARQLI
- a CDS encoding CoA pyrophosphatase, producing MNKPISRNDPAVIGAADFFARSTARLGFDVPPGLYDPNIIPASGDPGTDKMLEIIAREQPVRPAAVLIAVVDHPEPTILLTQRSAHLNDHAGQIAFPGGKIDAIDRSPLDAALREAEEEVGLSRDFVEPIGYLDLYGTGFGFRILPTVARVRPGFELTINHSEVDDAFEVPLSFLMNPANHQVHSKEFRGMERSYYAMPFAERYIWGATAGMLRVLYERIYSS
- a CDS encoding DUF4159 domain-containing protein; the protein is MMGLPLAFTEPLLLIGLVSLPVLWWLLRVMPPRPRRIEFPPTRLLFDIAPREETPSRTPWWLTALRLMAAALVIFAAAGPIWNPQTGAATSKAPLMIMFDDGWSAASNWDIRIRAADELIASAENDRRAIALVPLSEPNRDITLMPAGAARVALRQLTPKPYSIERVETLTAIDRFLKATGDCEIAWLSDSVDTGRGEEFVTGLGKTIGDRSLTVFEGGTSSPLALVAAENAAAKMTVKVLRTDSGIAIGTVRALDQKASPIGEARYSFGPQDKEVEASFDLPVELRNDITRLEIAGERSAGAVQLLDKRWRRRAIGIVSGSTSETAQPLLAPTFYLTRALAPFADVRLADKGSPQQGITQFLDQKLPMIILADVGTIAPEIRERLNAWIDQGGVLVRFAGPRLAQAEDDLVPVKLRKGGRTLGGSLTWEKPQHLASFAADGPFAGVVVPKDVTISRQVLAEPDAVLATKSWASLEDGTPLVTGEHRGKGVVSLFHVSADMRWSDLPMSGTFVEILRRVVDMSGYTAKPGAGVATEGTAETVAPLHILDGFGAFGPPPAAAKPLPADYRDRATPDHPPGFYGPAEGPLAVNTLASADRIAALNTASLRARRATYTNAEPQDLRGWLLSTALALFLIDAIIVAVLGGGLAALLRRRAAPAMIVVGLALAGLASFVPTPSHADSASDEFAMKAVSQTRLAYVVTGNADVDSIVRAGLSGLTLFLAQRTALEAGDPVGIDPARDELAFFPLIYWPIVPGAPKPSRDAINKIDVYMKQGGTVLFDTRDAVEAPPGANGAAQTPAMQTLREILSSLDVPELEPVPREHVLTKTFFLLRDFPGRFTTGQTWVETLPREDDDDGAQRPARGGDGVSPIIITSNDLAGAWAVRPDGQSMLPVTGGDPRQREFAYRAGANIVMYTLTGNYKADQVHAPALIERLGQ
- a CDS encoding alpha/beta fold hydrolase; amino-acid sequence: MTDPLQPIGSGAERTLDQRTFSSPRQTTRYIQCGPADGPLMIFVHGWPSISLMWRAQMGAFAADGWHCVAPDLRGYGGSSTPAANDAYTIEKIVTDMAELHDHLGGKPAIWVGHDWGCVVVGELVAHQPKRSRGVVLTSLAYQPDGHALRTVVPLVDRTIYPADQYPDGQWDYYRYYTTHFEAAVADLDAELAASLASIFRPGDPAGIGKVSPNAMVTRNGGRFGAAHRAPLIEPDPALWPPADFDVLVQTFKTHGFRPSCAWYLNDDANIAYARKAPSGGRLSQPVLFVNGDFDQICSITGNRQGDPMRAACPDLTVTSLPAGHWLPLERKAELIEAIRTWLQSKKL
- a CDS encoding DUF58 domain-containing protein; translated protein: MAAENGRAAKEIIAIRRADGESRTLAASLPRLVLEARRIAANVIHGLHGRRRAGSGENFWQYRRFVSGEPSQNVDWRRSARDDLLYVRELEWEASHTVWIWPDRSPSMAFASKQARESKLERTLIVAFALAELLVSGGERVGIPGLMAPTASRSVIDKMAQAMLHDDADRLSLPPSFVPAALAETIVLSDFWSPISEIRTTLAGLSGSGAHGTLVQIVDPAEESFPYSGRVEFVEPEGFGVITAGRAESWAQDYTTRLALHRDQIRAETNKLDWLFTTHATDRSAAELLLFLHAGMQVSKSGARTTTIKAGPAA
- a CDS encoding CCA tRNA nucleotidyltransferase; the protein is MSAVPMLADAPWLISGGTARVLQLLNADGEEARVVGGAVRNALLGLVPGDIDIATTALPHEVMRRAKSAGIKAVPTGIDHGTVTLVIDGQPYEVTTLREDTETFGRKAKVAFGRDWVKDAERRDFTMNGLSVDSDGVVHDYVGGIADAAARRVRFIGDPDQRIAEDFLRILRFFRIHAAFGAGDPDRDGYLACIRGRAGLASLSAERLRMEMLKLLVAQGASAAALAMADGGLLQALTGGVVYTGPLSAMIAIERELGLTASSTRRLAALTVAVTEDAKRVATRLRLSNAETKALDSMGHRWWRLATKGEADARRLLYRLGAERYHDRVVLGWARAGGDVGSSRWRALAELPQRWTAPKFPLRAADFIARGMAEGPALGHVLTLAEDAWLAADFPLEEAAIASIADQAAARISRDERT
- a CDS encoding DUF6111 family protein; translation: MIRPILTEIGIFLVPFAVYALFLAATRSGLFVQSSWPTIIVARLMLAALVLVIAGLIGFAHFSGAAPDSTYVPAHVENGKLVPGVER
- a CDS encoding MoxR family ATPase → MAESVEKLEDGVVRSAEQVSSQIRAAKDAIASVIFGQDRVIENTLVTILSGGHALLIGVPGLAKTKLVETLGVTLGLDAKRIQFTPDLMPSDILGAEVLDESTSGKRAFRFISGPVFAQLLMADEINRASPRTQSALLQAMQEQHITVAGARHDLPKPFHVLATQNPLEQEGTYPLPEAQLDRFLMEIDVDYPDRDAERRILFETTGADETLAKGAMTPDALITAQRLIRRLPVGDSVVEAILSLVRSARPGPDGGDTSKFIAWGPGPRASQSLMLAVRARALIDGRLAPSIDDVLDLAEPVLKHRMALTFQARAEGRTIPDVIKQLKTRIG
- a CDS encoding DUF1285 domain-containing protein, which produces MANQGQSADRGLEGLTAAAKTAADAEGAKKGLPPVHLWNPPFCGDLDIRIASDGTWFYLGTPIGRHALVRLFSTILKREGDKHFLVTPVEKVGIRVDDAPFMAVEMQKDGEDNHRVLRFRTNVDDWVTCDAAHRLRFEQAKDGGLTPYLHVRAELWAKVTRALYYDLVDMGEERMVDGQPMFGVESAGEFFAMADAEQVRAAL